The DNA segment TCTCTCTATTTTGTCCAGAACTGAAATTGCCCCATTTTGACAGTTCAAAAGCCACTGAGTTCACAACGATGCTTCAAATATCGATATTTTAGTGCCATCTAGTGGGAATGCATGTGACATAAGATGATCTAGCGCCTTCAAATGTGTTTCTGTTTAGCAAAAAagattgtttattaaattataaggAACGCTTTCAGATGTGCAAACAGATGAACAGACGAAACGAAATAAAAGACTTAAATCATTCTACATGAAATCTGGCATATTGAACGTCACACATCTTATAAGAGAGAATGTTCTATGGTAGCTTAGaaaattttacaaatatcataagGGTAAATGGAACGgttacatataatacatttacataaaaataactaatcgaatacataaaaaaaaatcgctGCCCTTTTCTAGAACACTGACGCGCGCATGCGCCACCACGAATGTATAACCACACACAAGGTCAAATGCACGTGCATCCACCGGCTGTCATTCAGTAGTCTGTGCGTGGATAGAGTGGATTTAACTACCTTCGCGCTTGTTTGCGACTTTATAATAGTAACTGGGGATTGATTGCGGTTACGATCTACTTTTGGAATGGCAAGAGGAAGTCGCAGTCGTCCTTCACCGGCTCAAGCGAGGTATCTCAGGCACTTTGGCTAATAGTTTTGTAACGCACTGTAAACCTGCGTTAGCGAGCTGAAAGCTAACTTTCTTTGACTACATGTAGGTGTAAAGTTAGATATGTCAGTAGTACTCAAGAAAAACACTAGACTGCTCATAAAAACATTTAGACTAAATGCttgattgtttgtttgcttattccTTTTGCATATCCCAAATACATCAGTAGGTGAAAGGTGGAACCAAAAACATGTGGAAAACCCTTAATAGCtgcttacttatttatttaaatgtatttatttatgcgtAATGTCTGTCATTTGATAGCCTATGACGCAAACCAGGTTTAAGACTTTATCTGCTTTCCATCTTAAGTTGCCAAAAGCAGCTCAAAGACATGTCTGCATCATGTGATACTGATTCAggttaatctaaaatatattctttatatccgattttctatttatattcttTACAAGGCATATGCCAAGATGAGCTACTTTTATGGGATTTTATAGTGGTTTTATGCTTGgttattttataacatatttcACCTTGTATTCTTCTCAGTGCTCCTGCCCCATCCTACGCTCCAGCCCCCGCACCACCACCTCCTCCGATGGCAATGGCCCCTGCCATGGCCCAGCCCAAGCAGCCAGGTCTCATGGCCCAGATGGCCACCACAGCTGCTGGAGTGGCAGTCGGCTCGGCCGTAGGGCACGTGATGGGCAGTGCCATCACAGGTGCTTTCAGTGGAGGCAGCAGCAGCTCAGAGGCACCCAAACCAGCACCCACATACCAGGTGATACCTATAAAAAGCCATATTTCTCTGGAAAATATTTTGATGAATCATCACACaacttttttgcactttttcagtggccttggtaattttgtcattaatagggattttttaaagtctttatttaaaaaatgtatgagaCATGGACCAAACTAACCAGCTACGAGGTGAAgcaaaacattacaaactttgatttgaagcaaaaaataaataaataaaaataataaaattggatAGAAAGTCATCGGGTAAAAAACTGTGTACTTATAGGCTTTAATGAGAGAAAGAACTACAATACCATGAAACAGTGCAAATTAAAGATTGCATAGAAAGAAatagtatattttacatttattgcaaaatactCACAAGCAGTATAATATGCCAATATTTAAGTTATTTGACAGTGTATGGAGGCTGTTTATGTAATTTGCAGTGATTCTTGGGAATGGACAGGTGCTGAAGAATCAtgggaaatgtatttttttttagaaattccactgttaaacaggattgttttaaaaataaaataatgtggatTAACAGTACGTGGATAAAAGTATGCATCATTTATTAACAGCCCTGTTAAGTTAGTTAAAAATCAATTCCTCTATAGAGaaaatgaaagagtttttttttttgtttgtttgttttttttattctggagcAGGACTATTGCGGTCTATAGTAACAGTTCATACTGACAgcatcgttaaaaaaaaaatagggtgcAATTTTCCATAAAATACAACCTGgcatgaaagatgtttttttttattttcatgaaaaatatggggaaaaaaaataagaagcatGACAGTAGATACATCCCctcatatttatttatgcttgCAGGAGCCCTCACGACTTCCACCCTCTCAGTCTGGCCCATGTCTCTTTGAGGTGAGGCAGTTTCTGGACTGTGCCACGACTCAGGCTGATCTGAGCTTGTGTGAAGGCTTCAATGAAGCTCTTAAGCAGTGCAAACTCTCACATGGTAAGCTTCTCGTCAACAAGGACATTACACATGATCCTTATCTAGGACTGTACTACATGCAACCTGTAATGTGAATCTCACAGACAACACAAAGAAATTCCAAATTGGATAGTGATTTTGTTTGAGTGGTTGAAATTGCCACAAAATATTCTGTAAGAAATACTTAAGAATGAGAGATACACATGCTTTAATGtactattactaataaaaacCTGTTGTCCGTGGAATGACCTTCTGATGACCTTTTGTCCCTGTAGGTGGAACATCTCTGGTTTGATGGAGAGCATGGAAGATTTAAACACTAAATGTAGTTGAATGTTGGTCCAGAATATCAATATTTCCAGCAGTTAATGTGAATTGCTTATATTTATAGTTATGAAATACACACTGGTACTTTTGAATGTCTGATCATGTAAATGAGGTTTTACAATTAAAAAGctgctttttatcttttttctttgacTGTTATTTAAGCATGGCACGTCATTTATATGTCATCACCCTGCTCTGTTGTGTATCTTTTAATCACATTACAGTTTTATGTGCATGTAGAGCAGGTCCATTTTGATATAGTCATGTTTATGATTTACAAGTATCTGATAGAGTTACTAAACAAAAGCCTGATAACTAGTTATATCACACTCTTTTCAAACAAAGTTTGCACAGCAGGTCTTGATAACACAATCTCTCCTTTTGTCACAAATATTGATAGCATTTTTTACTTcacacacaagaaagaaagaacaaatgaattgatttaatatgcagcataaaaacacaattttctaaaatttcaattatattaacattaattttgatAAACAATCCAACCGGTTCAAATCTCATTCATGTCGAAAACTTAAGAGGCGTGAAAGGAATGCGGCACGCTGACCAATCACAGAGCTCGGTGAACAGGCGTCTCTGTCTTTCAACCAATCAGAAAGCGATTTATCACAGGGAAACAAAGCCACAACAGGTCATTCTCACACTAGTCAGCAGCAGTAACTGTGACATAATAATGCCGTTCATAAATGTAGAAACCAATTTACCTGCAAGCAAGTTTCCAGAAGACGTGCTGAAAAGACTCTGTACTACACTGGCTGCAGCTTTGGGGAAACCGGAAGACGTGAGTATCGTAGCATTGGTTATGTCATGGTTCTCCCTTCACGTTAAATGTCCTGACCTTGATCTTAAAATCCCGCCGTCATGTAACGTTAATGTTCATGTCTTCAGAGGATGAATCTGGTGGTGAAGACTGACTTGCCGATGATGATCGCGGGGTCCAGCTCTCCATGTTTGTTGATGTCCTTGTCTGCCATAGGAGTGACTGATACTGCGGAGAAAAATAAGGAGCATAGCGCCAAAATCTTCCAGTTTCTGAAAGGAGAGCTTGGGCTTAGCGATGACCGGtaaattaataaagcaaaaaaataaaataaaaaattaacggGTTGAACACACTTTGAATATGCTGGTTACTTACCTACATGATTTGGCAACTTGTTTGAAAGTTACAAATATAGTGCGTAAAATCTAGTAAACTTAACATATAGACATCTGAAAGAGAGACCAAAATATTGTTGATTGACATTGCATTAATGGGCGTGTCtatttttgtccaataaaatgctTCCTGTAATGATAATGTCCCTCCCCCCTTTAATTATAAATCCCACCTGCCACGTAGCAAATCAGCGTTCATTTTTCATAGTGGCGTTGCATCAAAATGGCCATGAAATGGTccaatttaattgcattaaatttgaCTTTTGATCAAGCCATTGTTTGTgttctaaaatataatgtcctgattttttctctcttctgtgttCGCTCTTGCAGTATTTTGATATTGTTCTACCCTCTGGAGCCATGGCAGATTGGAAAGAAAGGAACAGTGATGAGCTTCTTATAAGACTAAAGATTCTTTTATATGTGATTCCTGTTTGGGATTCAACTAGCTGGACATGCATTGCTCCTGGATGATAGGACCATTTTGCTCTTATAGGAATAAGAATATTTCCTGAGTTTCTTGAATAGTAGcctgtgatttaaaaataatcactttactaaaataaaaattaaatgcatttagcattttgataggaaatcAATATATTGGGTTGAATGTGTCTATTTTTAGACAATAAGGAAAATAAGTTGAAGTTATATTGTATAGTTAAGTGTATGAATTGCTCCGTGTTAATAAATTTTTCAGAGAACGTGCCATATTCAGTCAATCGGTTTATCTGTCAAACACACCTATGGGTCAAATCAGCTTACAAAAGCCATAGAAATATCCATAACCACAGCTGAGGAcaaaaagtgagttttgattatAAACAGATGTCAGCTGCATAGCTCAGAGTAACAGTGCACACAAAATGTCTTTTCTCACTAATTGTCTTTATCATTAGCTGTGTTTGTCAAGTACATGGATTCtgaaatttgctaaaaattaaatggaaaaacaataaaaactctcGAATAAAGCATCTGTGTAATTCATTCAGGAGTTTTGGGATGATGTGGGTAGCATTTGCTTCCAGGGTAGACAAGCAGTTTGGATCTACAGTATGCATTTCATGGTTCTAGAAGAAAAGAAGCACACTCACTTTTcttgcacacaaataaacatgaaatacattGTAAATGTGAAATCATACTATTTATTAGTGATACTGTGAAAACTGATTCTTCAAAGATTATTggattatgttttacaagaaCTACTAATTAATTCAGCGTCTTACTAATGAGTCTttgtaatttgtgaaatttaccatcAATTTCTGAAAATCCTACacagtttttttcaatgtatAGACAATTTTACCATCAGGCAAGTTTCTAAAGACGTTCTAAAGtagtttattagtttaatatttaagCTATGTAAGGGGGTATCTTCAATATGTtagttttagataaaaaaaaaaattgttttgatagcaattcttcaaattaaaatatgatatttgaaGAGATGAACGTTCTATGAACTGTCACGATTAAAATACCATCGAGTTCCGACAGATGGCGCTAATTGCAAgagaagaatgaagaaaaaattaTTCAAAGTTTATAGCTAAACACAAAGTTCTCATTTCATAGTCGAATTATAGTGCTTGAACGCTTTATCAGTTTaaagtagtaataatattaagtCATTCTGTGTCCTTTGTGATCAAATTCCACACACTCACGATGATATCGACCCATGTTCCCCCAGTTGGCAGAGGGTTTTAGGAACAGAGTTCAGCGGGGTGTGGTGTAAGTTAGCAGTGGTAGGCGATTCTTGTGCACcgtttcatttcagttttcacTGGGTTGTGTTTTAGAATAGAAGTCAGGTACTTTTCATAAAATGTCTTTGGAAATTTATTTGGATCTGTTTTCGCAGCCATGTCGCTCTGTTTACATTTTTGCCAAGAAAAACGACATCCAGTTCGACTACAAGAAGATTTCGCTTTTTGAAGGTACAATATTGTGTTAACTTAAACCGTGTAAAGTGCATTTTACACTGATTTTGCAGCATTCACCGAAACTTCTTTATAGGAAGGAAAACCTTACAGACTTTATAGaagttttttataatgaaatgcaATCGTATTTTTACACCTTTTTGTTATATTTCTGTGTGAGAAATTGTGGTTAGACTacagaatgtgatttttttattgatttaggcAGATGTTATTACGGGATTTAATGCTGTGAGTCACTAATCTGGCAGACAGTTATGCAGTTCCTAAACGTCTTTGAGCTTTTAAATTGTGCCAGTTGTACACAATGATCAccctaatattattatatgagtATTTTTCCAAAACGTAAATATGAGATCTGTCCCTCAGGTTATCAGTATAGTGAAGAATATGGGAAAATCAACCTGCTAAGAAAAGCACCAGCAATCAAAGATGGAGACTTTTACTTGGCTGAAAGGTATGTGGTCTAGCAAGGTTTTCCaagttttcaatttaattcaagaCTTAATAGTGATCAAAATAgcttttaatagtattttaattaatttgctcCTAGGaaactctttttattattttttcatatacaaattaaatgagTTATGcaatttaatcttattttcaaGATCAAgatgtttatgcttttttttttctttgatggctTTGGACATTTCTGAAGCCCTctggttgaaaaccactgttctAGAATGTAAGAATCAGAGacacttgtttgttttgtgtctctTGTGAAACTGTTGATTGAGTAAACAAAGTGTTACTTCCTGTAGCGTTGCGATTATGCTGTACCTGACTGAGAAGTTCCACACTCCAGACCACTGGTACCCAGCTGACTTGCAGAAGCGTGCTAGAGTTAACGAATATCTTTCATGGCAACACTCTACCATACGGCCACATGGATCCAAGATGATGTGGTTCAAGGTAAGTGAAGTAAATTTATTCTCGTTCAAATGTACTGTGTCTGTGGTAAACAGAACAGCGTTTAGATTTCAGCAGCTTCCAAGCTCATGGTTCCCTCCTGTTGTTCTGTGACCTTGGGACTGAAGCCTAGTCTTTAGAATTGCTACACAGTTAACTGCTAACTTTTtagtgtaattatttataaatggaATTAAATAGTTTTCTTGTTTTGCTGTAGCTCTTGATTCCAAAAGCTTTCGGAACAGAGATCCCTAAGGAAAAGATGGACAATGCAGTAGAGGATCTTAATTCGTCACTAAACCTTTTTGAGGAGAAGTTTCTGCAAGACAGACCGTTCATTGTTGGTGATCAGATCTCATTGGCTGACCTGGTTGCCATTGTGGAAATCATGCAGGTAGGCCTATGTATGCAAATGATTCGGTTTTGGATGAAGCAATATTATGATCTGAGAATTTAAGGCAGATCTGACAATCGTTTTATACTTGATAACGCCTTTTTGTTTCAGCCTGTAGGTGCTGGTATGGATGTGTTTGAGAACAGACCCAAACTCAAGGCATGGAAGGACAGAGTCAGAGCAGAAATTGGGGCTGAGCTGTTTGATGAGGCCCACCAGGCAATCTTCTATGCCCAGGAGGCAGTGAAAACCATGGACCCTGAAAAGATTGAGCACTTCAAACCTAAAATTTTGAGATATTTCCTCTCATAAACAAACTGGTAGACATTGTTGGTTAAAACAGTCAGTTATTCAGGAAAAAGTACTTAATAATTTTCTAACTACACTTTCCATTTTATGTAATCACTAAGAATGAAATGAATAGCTTAAATTGTATATGGCATATAGCCTTTGTCATTTTTCAGTGAATTAAGCCAATAATCATTAATGTTTCTGTGTGACCTCAAAAAGAAGCAAACTGTGAAATAGCACGTTTCCAGCTGTGTTCGCTCTCAGATTCTGAATTGCTGCACTCACTGTGACCTTATCATTTGAAAAACTAGGCAGTAACACAGACACTCAATACAGCATTGTTTCAGAAAATCACTTAACACCCATGGGAAGGAGCTGGGAGGAATGTTTCCTCCCTCTGTGTTTATAGAATGTAATCAGATATTATATGGTTTCCTGAAAAATACTCTGCATGATAAGGAATAGCACATTTGGTTATTTTCTTGTAGAGAAAAGGAATACATTGTCAGCATTTCCATATCTCCAGTTTTGTCAATAAATCTATCTTTTGTGATCAGTCTCTGTGGTGTACTTACTTTACCCTTTTCTCTACAAGAgttatttgtttttagattaatttatctaatttatttgtatttcatttttccaTATTTATATAGTACTACATTCAAATGGACTTGTTGGGCTTTGTGGTATTCTGTTAAGAGGAACAGATAGTAAAAACTGGAACAATAACtcaaattttagtaaatttttcataaaaacctatcatatggcttcagaaaagCTGAAGTAATTAGCATGAGTTGtacagttgcatttatttttgttaaattaatactTAGCTTGAGAGGCTCATTAAACCTTCACTCGTTATCTTCTGGAATAACATAATATGCCTATACAAAATATGGGCTTAATTAATTTGTGGGCTGTTGTATTCTGCAGTAAAATAACGGTCAAGTGAGAGTTCAGTGGTAGTTCAAAACCTTGTTTAGATAGACCAAAACCATATAGTTGTTTCCTCTGGACACCGTtaactttaattgtgcagaaaaCAGCAGCGTCATCATTTCAATAAAAATGCTCCATGGGCAAAAGGGGAAAAAGGGAACCACCTTCGATGTAAATCGTGACAAAAAATGCcagctattcctttaaaactgtTCTTGAGTAGTACACGATCTTCAGTCTCGGAAAGTGAAAGTTTGGACCGCACTGCGGCGTCGTGGTTAATAACCTACAAAACTTGTGACTATGAGTGAACAGGAAGGGAAATAGAAGTGTACTATTTCGTTCAAGCGATCACAATGAGCGACAAAGGTTGCTGTGATTCTGTAGGTGAGTGTTTTTTCGACTACTACACGTCAAAAATATTGGTGATAAGAAGCAAGAAAGTGGGAACGCTGAATCGGTTCACTCAAGCTTTAGTCATAGCCTACGTCATCGGGTAAGTTAACTTGTTCGTATAATAGCTGAATAGAGCACAGTGTACAATCCAGTATAGTGAAAATGTATTCTTAAATAACTTTCTTGTTTGATtacaggtatgtgtgtgttcttaaGAAAGGCTACCAGGACACGGACACCGTCCTCAGCTCTGTCACCACCAAAGTAAAAGGCATTGCTCTAACAAACACCACCGAGTTGGGTGAAAGGGTTTGGGATGTGGCTGACTACATCATCCCACCTCAGGTAGTCCCTCGTTTTGACAAAGAGGAGGTACAGGCTAGATGATTTAAATGCCCACTAACCTCACTGGTTCCACCACCTTCATGGGTTATGAAGAGGTTACGGCTGTTATGAGGAGGATATGGATGCACCTTGCATGCTCATACATTGTATTGTGTTCACTCTTTACTCAAGGGCTGTGTGCACTCTTTTGGAATATACATAGATTTTGAACAATGTCTCTCGGGAaatcagtgttgggtgtaactagtttgctttaattatcttaaaccagtggttttcaacctttaTAGGTCCAAAGTCTTTCAGACTTTAGTCAATATTTTTCCTCTTACACTAGAAACGTTGTTTTCATACTCGTTTAATCATAGAGGCTGtcaaataatttaactttttcaaatcatttcaaatggtttctttttaaaagttagagaaaataaattaatatatactaaaaaaaaaaccaaatgtaTTTCTCATTATCTGAAAGCAGACTTGTAGGCTATTCAAAACTTGAGCTCAGTACTCGCACTGCTCAACTAGCATTTCATGTTTCAAAAGAAACAACATGAGTAAACATCATATTGTTTTGAAAAGTACAGAAACCACAACATTTGCCTATACAAATTTGCTAACAGTTGCACGCagcattaaataatgtaaaatgagaACTCAGTGGTGCTGAGTTTCTCCTGATTGTtagattttgcattttaataatagattatttaaatataatttgaaataatgttAAGACATTTCTTTGATAAGCGTCCTATAcactgttgtttcttttttacttttcattttttatttcatcaaaactGCACATTAAACATTTGACCATACTCTTTACTGATGGCAGTGAATGTAATTTAGCAGTATGCACTGTCTTTGAGGAAATTAAAAGTCTTCTTGCCTCTGGCATTATTCAGTTATGAGGAAGTACCGTATATTTTTAGGTATAACTTGAAATCACATGCGTTTAATTGTTTCAGGAGGATGGATCATTCTTTGTGCTGACCAATATGATCATCACCCCAAATCAAACACAGTCGAAATGCGCTGAGGTGTGTCATTATGGGAGGCTCTTTTGTCACTAACCTATCAAAACAAACATTACTGGCTGAAATCAAATACCAAATAGttaactgattttaatttttttttttttttacaattttacaattaaattatttgaaataatagagAAAAAGTCAGctaaaaatactaagaaaagtCAGCTAAGAAAATACTGCTCAAATTTTTCTGTCAGTATCTTGTTTCCTATTAATCTCATTTTAAATTGTGTAACTTAGAATCCGACCCAAGCATCCATATGCACTTCTCACAGGGACTGCAAAAGAGGCTTCAATGATGCTCGTGGAGATGGTATGGctcatacagtacattaaatgCAAGATGACTGTGACTTATGATCTATGCAATCCCATCTGTTTAGACAGCAAacatcattttatataataaaacaaagcattttatttttttcaggtgttCGGACAGGTAGATGTGTCAATTACAATGACACAATCAAGACCTGTGAAGTGCTGTCCTGGTGTCCTTTAGAGAAGATTGTTGAACCCCCAAAGtaaatcgtgtgtgtgtgtgtgtgtgtgtgtgtgtgtgtgtgtgtgtgtgtgtgtgtcatttctttagattttaaacttttttttttcttcttgatgtTTCAGTCCACCACTTCTGGCAGATGCTGAAAACTTCACTGTgctcataaaaaataacattcgTTATCCCAAATTTAATTTCAACAAGTAAgctttttgaatgcattattgtttCAACTTAGattgatgaacaaaaaaaaagtgaataaattgtCTCCCATTGTTTTAACGGAATGATACCTGCTCCTTGTGTCCTTACAGAAGGAATATCCTACCAAATATAAATAACTCCTACTTGACACAGTGTGTGTTCAGCCGTAAGACAGACCCTGACTGCCCTATCTTCAGACTCAAAGACATTGTTGAAGAGGCTGAAGAGGATTTTCAGACCATGGCAGTCCATGTTAGAGACTTCATTTATGTTTATCTGACATTGCTGAATTAAATTGACTAATATTAGAAgtttttaacagcattttgtgcattttctttCCCTTCTTTTTAGGGGGGAGTGATGGGAGTGCAGATCCGGTGGGATTGTGACCTTGACATGCCACAGAGCTGGTGTGTGCCTCGCTACACTTTCCGCAGACTGGACAACAAAGACCCTGAAAATAACGTGGCCCCCGGATACAACTTCAGGTAGGAGGTGTTTGCACTTAGTAAAAGTGGTTTCTGAGAGGAAGTGAAGGttgcattttaaatgagtttgattAAATCTCTGCAGATTTGCTAAATATTACAAGGACAGTGATGGCACAGAGACTAGGACGCTTATCAAGGGTTATGGTATTCGCTTTGATGTCTTGGTATTTGGCCAGGTGAGATACTTTATTCTTTCTAAAGTTATGCAGGTTAGCATTAACTTAGTCGTTTAACACATACTAAGTACTTTTGTTTCTAATACAGGCAGGAAAATTTAATATCATACCAACACTTCTGAATATAGGTGCAGGCTTGGCTCTTTTAGGCTTG comes from the Cyprinus carpio isolate SPL01 chromosome B21, ASM1834038v1, whole genome shotgun sequence genome and includes:
- the LOC109046040 gene encoding coiled-coil-helix-coiled-coil-helix domain-containing protein 10, mitochondrial-like, with the protein product MARGSRSRPSPAQASAPAPSYAPAPAPPPPPMAMAPAMAQPKQPGLMAQMATTAAGVAVGSAVGHVMGSAITGAFSGGSSSSEAPKPAPTYQEPSRLPPSQSGPCLFEVRQFLDCATTQADLSLCEGFNEALKQCKLSHGGTSLV
- the ddt gene encoding D-dopachrome decarboxylase; its protein translation is MPFINVETNLPASKFPEDVLKRLCTTLAAALGKPEDRMNLVVKTDLPMMIAGSSSPCLLMSLSAIGVTDTAEKNKEHSAKIFQFLKGELGLSDDRILILFYPLEPWQIGKKGTVMSFL
- the LOC109046038 gene encoding glutathione S-transferase theta-3-like, which produces MSLEIYLDLFSQPCRSVYIFAKKNDIQFDYKKISLFEGYQYSEEYGKINLLRKAPAIKDGDFYLAESVAIMLYLTEKFHTPDHWYPADLQKRARVNEYLSWQHSTIRPHGSKMMWFKLLIPKAFGTEIPKEKMDNAVEDLNSSLNLFEEKFLQDRPFIVGDQISLADLVAIVEIMQPVGAGMDVFENRPKLKAWKDRVRAEIGAELFDEAHQAIFYAQEAVKTMDPEKIEHFKPKILRYFLS
- the p2rx4a gene encoding P2X purinoceptor 4a isoform X3 — its product is MSDKGCCDSVGECFFDYYTSKILVIRSKKVGTLNRFTQALVIAYVIGYVCVLKKGYQDTDTVLSSVTTKVKGIALTNTTELGERVWDVADYIIPPQNPTQASICTSHRDCKRGFNDARGDGVRTGRCVNYNDTIKTCEVLSWCPLEKIVEPPNPPLLADAENFTVLIKNNIRYPKFNFNKRNILPNINNSYLTQCVFSRKTDPDCPIFRLKDIVEEAEEDFQTMAVHGGVMGVQIRWDCDLDMPQSWCVPRYTFRRLDNKDPENNVAPGYNFRFAKYYKDSDGTETRTLIKGYGIRFDVLVFGQAGKFNIIPTLLNIGAGLALLGLVNVICDWIVLTLMKRKHHYKEQKYTYVDDFGLLSNEET
- the p2rx4a gene encoding P2X purinoceptor 4a isoform X1; this translates as MSDKGCCDSVGECFFDYYTSKILVIRSKKVGTLNRFTQALVIAYVIGYVCVLKKGYQDTDTVLSSVTTKVKGIALTNTTELGERVWDVADYIIPPQVVPRFDKEEEDGSFFVLTNMIITPNQTQSKCAENPTQASICTSHRDCKRGFNDARGDGVRTGRCVNYNDTIKTCEVLSWCPLEKIVEPPNPPLLADAENFTVLIKNNIRYPKFNFNKRNILPNINNSYLTQCVFSRKTDPDCPIFRLKDIVEEAEEDFQTMAVHGGVMGVQIRWDCDLDMPQSWCVPRYTFRRLDNKDPENNVAPGYNFRFAKYYKDSDGTETRTLIKGYGIRFDVLVFGQAGKFNIIPTLLNIGAGLALLGLVNVICDWIVLTLMKRKHHYKEQKYTYVDDFGLLSNEET
- the p2rx4a gene encoding P2X purinoceptor 4a isoform X2, whose protein sequence is MSDKGCCDSVGECFFDYYTSKILVIRSKKVGTLNRFTQALVIAYVIGYVCVLKKGYQDTDTVLSSVTTKVKGIALTNTTELGERVWDVADYIIPPQEDGSFFVLTNMIITPNQTQSKCAENPTQASICTSHRDCKRGFNDARGDGVRTGRCVNYNDTIKTCEVLSWCPLEKIVEPPNPPLLADAENFTVLIKNNIRYPKFNFNKRNILPNINNSYLTQCVFSRKTDPDCPIFRLKDIVEEAEEDFQTMAVHGGVMGVQIRWDCDLDMPQSWCVPRYTFRRLDNKDPENNVAPGYNFRFAKYYKDSDGTETRTLIKGYGIRFDVLVFGQAGKFNIIPTLLNIGAGLALLGLVNVICDWIVLTLMKRKHHYKEQKYTYVDDFGLLSNEET